The DNA window GCAGGCGCTGCTCGCGTTGCGGCAGCAGCGGATGGCGTCGAAGACCGCGTTGGCCGAACGGAAGGCGGAGGCGACCGAGCTGCGGACGGCGCTGCTGTCCGCGGTGGGCCACGACCTGCGCACGCCGCTGACTTCGATCAAGGCCGCCATCGGCAGCCTGCGCGCGCCCGATCTGGAGTTCTCGCAGGAGGACACGGACGAACTGCTCGCCACCATCGAGGAGTCGGCGGACCGGCTCGCCGGGCTGGTGGACAACCTGCTCGACTCGTCACGGCTGGCGACCGGTGCGGTCCGCCCGCACCTGCGCCCCGTCGGCTACGACGAGGTGCTCTACCACGCTCTGTCCACTGTGGATGGTTCGAAGGCGGTGGCGATCTGCGTCGACGAGCGGCTGCCCGCGGTGCTCGCCGATCCCGGCCTCCTCGAACGGGTGATCGCCAACGTGGTGGACAACGCGCTGCGGCACGGCAAGAGCGACGAACCGGTGTCGGTGCGCGGCAGCGTGCACGCCGATCACGTCGAGCTGCGGATCGCCGATCACGGGCGCGGGTTGAAGAAAGGTATGGCAGAGTCGGCTTTCGCCCCGTTCCAGCGCCTCGGCGACCGCGACGCGACACCGGGCGTCGGGTTGGGGCTGTCCGTTGCCAAGGGGTTCACCGAGGCGATGGGCGGCTCGATCCGGGCGGAGGACACCCCTGGCGGCGGGCTGACCGTGGTGATCTCCCTTCCCGTTCAGCACAGCAACAACAGTGTGGAGCCGATTCGATGAGCCCGGTAGACAGCAGCACCGTTCTCGTTGTCGACGACGAGCCGCAGATCGTGCGCGCGCTGCGGATCAACCTCTCCGCGCGCGGATACCGCGTGATCACCGCGCACGACGGCGCGGCCGCACTGCGCGCTGTCGCCGAGACGAAACCGGATGTCGTGGTGCTCGACCTCGGGCTGCCGGACATGGACGGCAACGAGGTGATCGAGGGCCTGCGCGGCTGGACCCCGGTGCCGATCATCGTGCTGTCGGCGCGCGGGGACTCCTCGGACAAGGTCAAGGCGCTCGACGCGGGCGCGGACGACTACGTGACCAAACCGTTCGGGATGGACGAACTGCTCGCGCGCCTGCGCGCGGCGGTGCGGCGCTCGGCGACGGCGAAACCGGGCGACGCCGACGCGGTGGTGGAGACCGAGGCGTTCACGATCGACCTCGCCGCGAAGAAGGTCCGCCGCGACGGCACCGAGGTGCACCTGACGAAAACCGAATGGGGCGTACTGGAACTGCTGGTGCGCAACCGAGGCCGCCTCGTGGCGCAGAAGCAGCTGCTGCACGACGTGTGGGGACCCAGCTACGAGACCGAGTCGCACTACCTGCGGGTGTACCTGGCGCAGCTACGCCGCAAGCTCGAACGGGAGCCGTCCCGGCCACGGCACCTGCTCACCGAGCCGGGCATGGGCTACCGCTTCGAAGCTTGAGTCGTACTAGGGCGTGGTGGACGTGGTCCCGCTACCGCGTGGTGGACGTGGTCCCGCCGCCGCTGGACGGCGTCGTCGGGTCCGTGGGAGGCGACGTCGGATCCGTCGGCTTGGTGGTCGGTGTCGTCGGTTTGGTCGACGGCGTCGTCGGTTTCGTAGACGGCGTCGTCGGCTTCGTCGGGCTGGTGCCGGGCGGCGGTGTCCACGGCGGTGTGCCGGTGCCCGGCGGAAGCTCCGTTCCCGGCGGCGCGGGCACGCCGGGCTTGGCGGGCGGCGGCAGGATCGTGGTGGTCGGCTGGCCGTCGGTGCCGATGGTCACCACCGTGGTCGGCGCTGCCGACGACGACGGCGCGTTCGGGTCGCCCGGCACGGCCTCGCCGTTGATGGTGACGCTGCCCTGGCCGGGCTGCGCGTTGCCGGGGATGCGCTGCGGCCCGCCCGGCCCGCGCTGCGGCGCGGTGGCACTGGACTCGGCGTTCGGGCTGGAGATCTGCGCGACGGCGGCGAAACCGGTGGTGAGCACGAGCCCGCTCGCGGCGAGCAACAGGAACCCGGTGCGGTGCAGGCGGGCACCGGATTCGCGCGGTGGTGCGGCTTCGGCTCGACCTTCCTGTGACCCCAGTCGGGTCATGCTTGCTCCTCGTACGTCCGGCAGAGTTGCCTGAGCGACACCCAGGCGAGTTAGCCCAGGCGGCGGACCCCGGCCGGGACCGTACCACTATCGGTGAACATTCCACGAACGCGCCCGCGAACCCCGTTGACTCTCCGCAGTGATCCCGGCCGGGCGTGATCCGGCAAAATGGCCGGGATGACGGGGAAAGACGAACAGGTGCGGCTCAACGCCTGGGTCCGCGGCACGGTCCAGGGCGTCGGTTTCCGCTGGTGGACCCGGAGCAGGGCGCTCGAACTGGGTCTGGTGGGCAGCGCGAGCAACCTGGCGGACGGCCGTGTCGAGGTGGTAGCGGAAGGTAGCCGAAACAACTGTGAGCGGTTGTTGGCGGCGCTCCGGTCCGGCGAGTCACCCGGAAGTGTGGATCACGTCGCCGAACGCTGGTCTGAACCACGAGGCGGCCTCACCACCTTCGTAGAACGCTGACCGGGCTTCGCCGCGCGGCCCGCCTGTGCCCCGAAAGTGACGTTCGGGGCGCTCAGGTCCCCGAAGGCCACCCTCGGGGGCACTAGCGCCACTTTCCCGGCCCTCGCAGGCGTCCGGACACGGCTGCGCACGCCCCGAAAGCCACCCTCGGGGCGCTAGACGACACAAATCCACCCCTCGCACGCCCAACCATCGCGACGCGCATGCCCCGAAGGTGACCTTCGGGGCGCTAGATGCCCTGAAAGCCACCTTCGGGGCACCAGGAAGATCCCCGCCGAGGCAGCAGAAGCCCCCTACCAGAGCGAAGTTCGCGGCACCGGAGTCGCTGAAGGCCGCCCCATGACATCTATAGGAGCATCCTTCGGGGCGTGCGTCGGCGACCGCGGCAACCACGTCATTCCGCCCGCGGTGTAGGAGTGACGGTTGGGGCGTTCGGGGACGGGTGTTGCTTGTGTGGTGTGATCCGTGGTAAGGCGCGCCGAAGACACCCCGGCGTCCCACGGCGCCCGGCGGCCGGTGGGTAAACTCGGCCGACCGGCACTCAAGACCGCCACACTGGAGAAGGAAGTCCCCCGCGGTGCACCTCAAAAGCCTGACGCTCAAGGGCTTCAAGTCCTTCGCCTCGGCCACGACGCTGCGGTTCGAGCCCGGCATCACCTGCGTGGTGGGGCCGAACGGCTCCGGGAAGTCGAACGTGCTCGACGCGCTGCGCTGGGTAATGGGCACGCAGGGCGCCAAGGACCTGCGCGGCGGCAAGATGGAGGACGTCATCTTCGCCGGGACGGCCGGTCGCGCGCCGCTCGGCCGCGCCGAGGTGACGCTGACCATCGACAACGCCGACGGCGCGCTCCCCATCGACTACACCGAGGTCTCGATCACCCGCCGCATGTTCCGCGACGGCGCGAGCGAGTACGAGATCAACGGCAGCGGCTGCCGCCTGATGGACGTGCAGGAACTGCTGTCGGACTCCGGTATCGGCCGCGAGATGCACGTCATCGTCGGGCAGGGGCAGCTTTCGCAGATCCTGGAGGCCAAACCCGAGGAGCGCCGCGCCTTCATCGAAGAGGCCGCGGGTGTGCTGAAACACCGCAAGCGCAAGGAAAAGGCGCTGCGGAAGCTCAACGCGATGCAGGCGAACCTCGACCGCCTCGGCGACCTGACCACCGAGCTGCGCCGCCAGCTCAAGCCGCTCGGCAAGCAGGCCGAGATCGCCCGCAAGGCGCAGACCGTGCAGTCCGAGTTGCGTGACTCGCGCCTCCGCCTGCTCGCCGACGACCTGGTGACCCAGCGCGCCGACATCGCCCGCGAAGAGGCCGACGAGAGCGCCGCGCGTGCCCGCAGGGGCGAGGTCGAGCTGGCACTCGAAACCGTCACGGCGGAAGAGCAGCATCTCGAGTCTTCGCTCGCCGAGGACGCGCCGAGGCTCGCTGCCGCCCAGGACACCTGGTACAAGCTCTCCGCGCTGGCCGAGCGCCTGCGCGGCACGGTCCGGCTCGCGGTCGAGCGCCAGCGGCACCTGTCCGCCGAGGTGCCGACCGGCTCCAGCGGACGGGACCCGGAGGAACTGCTCGCCGAGGCCGAAGCCGCGGCCGAGCGCGAAGAGGAGCTGAACGAGGCCGTCGCCGAAGCTCGGTCGATGCTTTCGCAGACCGTGCAGCGCCGCGAGCAGCTCGAACACGCCGTGCAGGCCGCGGAAAAGGCGCACATGGCCGCCGTCCGCGCGATCGCCGACCGGCGCGAAGGGCTCGCCAAGCTCACCGGTCAGGTCGAGGCGCTGCGCAGCAAGAACGGCGCCACCTCCGACGAGATCGAACGGCTCACCGTCTCCATCGACGAGGCGAACGCGCGCGCCGAGCAAGCCGCCGAAGAACTCGAAGAGGCGCGCGCGGAGGGTGGCGTCGAGGAGTCCGACGACGCCGGGCTCCAGGAACGCCACGACAGGGCGGTCGAAGCGAACAACGCGGCGAAGGCCAGGGTCGAGGAACTGGTCAAGGCCGAGCGCACCGCCGAACGGGACATCGCCTCGGAAAAGGCCAGGGTCGACGCGCTGTCGATGGGCCTCAAGCGCAAGGACGGCGCGGGCGCGCTGCTCGGCGCCGCCGACACCCTGCCCGGCCTGCTCGGCTCGGTCGCCGCGCTGCTGACCGTCGACGCGGGCTACGAGGTCGCGCTCGCCGCGGCGCTCGGCCCGGTCGCGGACGCGGTCGCGGTGGCGGGCGGCGAGGACGCGATCGCCGCGCTGAAGTACCTGAAGGCGGAGGATTCCGGCCGCGCCGGCGTTTTGCTCGGCGGCCAGGAGTACACAGTGGACACCGGCGGCCTGCCGTCGCTGCCGCCCGGCGCGCGATGGGCGCGCGAGGTCGTCAACGCGCCGGAGCAGCTGCGCCCCGCGGTCGAGCGCGCGCTGGACCGGGTGGCCATTGTGGACGGTCTGGACGAGGCGCGGCGGCTCGTCGCGGTGCATCCCGAGATCAGCACGGTGACCGCGGACGGCGACGTGTTCGGCGCGCACTGGGCGGTCGGCGGATCGGCGCGCGCGGAGAGCGTGATCGAGGTGCAGGCCGCCGTCGACGAGGCGCAGGACCGCATGCTCGCCGCGGAACGCGCGCTCGAACGCACCACCGCCGAACTGGAAGGCGCTCGCGCGGAGCAGCAGTCGCGCCGCGACGAGGTCGGCCAGGCGAAGGACGCGCTCGGCGAGGCGAAGGTGCGGCGGGCCCGGTCCGGCGAGCGGCTCAACCGCATGCAGCAGGCGGCGCGATCGGCCGAGGCCGAGGTCACCCGCCTGCGCGAGCAGCGCGCGAAGGTGGAGAGCAGCAGGGAAGAGGCGCTCGCCCGGCTCGCCGAGCTGGAGGACAGGCTCAACGCCGTCGCCGAGGAACAGGACTTCGAGGAAGACCCCGACACCACCGAACGCGACCAGGCCGCCGACGAACTCGCGGTGGTGCGCCAGGAAGAGGTCGAGGCGCGGCTTTCACTGCGCACCGCGGAGGAGCGCGTCCGCGGTATCGCGGGCAAGGCGGATTCCCTGCGCCGCGCGGCTTACGCCGAGCAACAGGCCCGCGAACGGGCTGAAAAGGCCCGCGTGGCAAGGGAACGCGGCGCCGCGATCGCCGCAGCCGTGGTCAACGGCGGTGAGCTCGCGTTGCAGCGCATCGAGGTTTCGGTGCAGCGCGCGGCCGCCGAACGCGATCAGGCGCAGGCGATGCGCACCGAGCGGGAGTCCGCGCTGGCGCAGATCCGCAGCCGCGTCCGCGAGCTGACCGGTGAGCTGGAGAAGCTGACCGACGCCGTGCACCGCGACGAGGTGCTCCGCGCCGAGCAGCGGCTTCGCCTGGAACAGCTGGAAACGAAGATCTCCGAGGAGTTCGGGATCGGGCTCGAAGACCTCGTCACCGAGTACGGCCCCGATGTCCCGGTGCCGCCCAGCGCGGGTGAGATCGCCGAGTACGAGGAGCTGAAGGAACGCGGCGAGGCCGTGTCGGCACCGCCCGCGATCCCGTACGACCGCGCGACCCAGCAGCGCCGGGCCAAGCGCGCGGAGAAGGACCTGGCCTTGCTGGGCAAGGTGAACCCGCTCGCGCTCGAAGAGTTCGCCGCGCTCGAAGAGCGGTACAAGTTCCTCTCGACGCAGCTCGAAGACCTGAAGGCGACGCGAAAGGACCTCCTCACCGTCATCAAGGAGGTCGACGACAAGATCCTCGAGGTCTTCAGCTCGGCCTACACCGATGTCGCGCGCGAGTTCGAAATCGTGTTCTCCGTGCTGTTCCCCGGCGGTGAGGGGCGCATGGTGCTCACCGAGCCCGACGACCTGCTCGCCACCGGCGTCGACGTCGAAGCGCGCCCGCCGGGCAAGAAGGTGAAGCGGCTGTCGCTGCTTTCAGGTGGCGAGAAGTCGCTCGTGGCGGTGGCGATGCTGGTCGCGATCTTCCGCGCCCGCCCGTCGCCGTTCTACGTGATGGACGAGGTCGAGGCGGCGCTCGACGACACCAACATGCGGCGCCTCATCAGCCTCCTCGAGCAGCTGCGGGACGCGTCGCAGCTGATCATCATCACGCACCAGAAGCCGACCATGGAGATCGCCGACGCGCTCTACGGCGTGAGCATGCAGGGCGACGGCATCACGAAGGTCATCTCGCAGCGCCTGCGCGCCGAAAAGGTCGAGCAGTCCGACAAGAGCGAGGCCGTCGAAAAGCCCGAGTCGGCCGAGCGGACCGAGCCGTCCACCACTCCGAGCTGAGATCCGCGGACCGGAGCCGCACGCCCCGAAGGTGACCTTCGCGGCGCTGGCTGCCCCGAAGGTCACCTTCGGGGCAGGGAACAGGCGGGGTCCCGCCCGCCCGGCATGCCCCCCGTTCGGGTGACCCCCGAGGTGAAGGTCGCCCTGTCAAGGGCTGACTCACCCATGTGGCGCTAGACACATTGCTTAACGTGCTTTTTACTTCGAGAAATCGATTACTCGTCTCTCTGACCCCATCCCGACGATCAGGAGTCCTCGCCGTGACCTGGATACCCCCTGCCCAAAAACGGCCGCCGAGACCCCGGCGTGGCCTCGTCACGCTCACCCTCGCCGCGCTCGCCGCGCTGACCGTCGTGGCGGCCCCGTCAGCGCTCGCCGCACCCAACGACGCCGCCGCCGCGCGCGCGACCCCGCTCGCGAAGGGGCCGATCGGCTGGGACGTCTACCGCCAGCTCGACGGCATGGAACGGATGCGGCCTGGCGAGCAGGTCCGCCAGTTCTCCAGCTTCGACCGCACCGGCGGCAACGAGGACGGCTTCGCCGGTGCCTACTCGTGCCTGACCCACGAGACCGACGGCCAGTGCGTCATCGCCGACGCGCACGGCGCGGGCGAGATCTCGTCGATCTGGTTCACCTATGCCGCGAACTCGGTCGCCCCGATCGGCAACATCAGGATCGAGCTCGACGGCCGCGTCGTGCTGCAGGCCAACCTGCAGGACCTGGTGAACGGCAGGAAGGGCGCGCCGTTCGTCTGGCCGCTGGTCGGGAACTCGCAGGACACCATGGGTGGCACGGTGATCAAGGTGCCGATGCCGTACACCCGCTCGATGCGGATCGTCACGCAGAACAACCCGCACTTCTACCACGTGGCGTACCGCCAGTTCGCCGACGCGGCGGGCGTCCGCACGTTCGACCCGTCGGACAAGGCGCTCGACGTGGTCAACCGGCTGCGCGGGTACGGCGTCAACGACCCGAAGCCGCCCGCGCCGGGCGCGCAGACGGACACCGCGGGCATCGCGCTGGCGCCGGGCGCGTCGATGTCGATACCGGCACCGGACGGCCCGCGCCAGATCAGCCAGCTCCAGATGCGGCTGCCGCAGGCGGTCGCCAGCCCGATGGTCTACGACGACGGCAGGGCGTTCGCGCCCGGCAGCAGCTCGTTCACGATGGGCATCTCGCCGGCGAACCAGGGCATCCGGCTGACGCGGCGGTACGACCAGGGAATCGGGCACCAGCGGGCGAATCTGCTGATCGACGGCAAGCAGGCGGGTGAGTGGACGAGCGGGCCCTCCGTCGGGGGACGCTGGGGCGAACAGACCATCGAGGTTCCGCCGTCGCTCACCGCGGGCAAGTCCAGGATCACCGTGACCAACACGTTCGTCTCGTCCGACTACGACGTCAACGAGTTCCGCTACGTCGCGCACAGCAAGCTCGGCGGTGGCTGGGTGCTGTCCGACATCATGGACGTCGGCCCGAACCACCCCGGCGAGGAAGCGGCCCACGGCTACAAGATCCTCGGTGGGACATGGGAAGGGCTCGGCAGCTCGCGGTTCGACGTGCCCGCCGCGCAGGTCACCGCGACCGACCAGTTGCTGGAGGGGCTGCGGTTGCGGATCACCTTCGACGGGCAGACCACTGTGGACAGTCCGGTCGGCGAGTTCTTCGGGTCGGGGCTCGGCAAGTACGCCACCAAGTCGCTGATGACCTCGATCGACACCACCGAGAACGGCGCCTTCACGTCGTGGTATCCGATGCCCTACGGCAAGAACGCGAAGATCGAGCTGGTGAACACCTCGCCGGTCGCGGTCACCGCCGGGTCGGTCGCGGTCACCTCCGCGCCGGATCCGTCGTTGCCCGCCGATCTCTCGAAGGGCGGCACGCACGGGTACTTCAACGCCACGCACCACCGCGCGGACACCGTGCAGGGCCAGGAGTGGAACTTCCTGACCGCGCAGGGCCGGGGCGTGTTCTACGGGGTCACCACGAACATGCGCGGGCACATCCCGCCGGGCCCGGTACACCAGATGAACTTCCTCGAAGGCGACGAGCGCGTCTACGTGGACGGGTCACGGAGCCCGAGCGAGATCGGCACCGGCACGGAGGACTTCTACGAATCCGGCTGGTACTTCATGGATGCCGAAGCGGGCAACCGGGAAGGCGTCACGTACTCGATGCCGCAGGCCGGTCTGGTGAGCCACGAAACGGCCGCCGACGGCTGCCAGTACGTGTGCCTCAACGCCTACCGGACGCTGATGGCGGACGCGGTGCCGTTCGGCAAGGGCATCGAGTTCGACATCGAGCACGGCGGCGATTCGGACCAGCCCGCGGAGTACAGCTCCACCGCCTACTGGTACGGCAACACCGGGCCGTCACTGGAGCAGTCCGATTTCGTGGACATCGCGGACCCGGCGAGCAGGGCGTTGCACGGGTACACCGCGGACGCCGAGGAAACGGCGTCGCTGACGTCGACCTTCGAAGGCAAGGAAGACCGCAGCCCGGTCACCGGAACGGTCTCGTCGTCGACCGGCCCCGTGCAGTTCACGGTCGCGGTTTCGAAGCCGAACTCGGGCCTGCGGCTGCACCGGGTCGGCGACCAGGACGCCGGGTTCCAGCGGGCGAACGTGTTCGTGGACAACCGGTACGTCGGCGAGTGGTACCAGCCACTGAAGAACAGCTTCTCCCGGTGGCTGGAGGATTCGTTCGACGTCCCGGCTTCGTTCACCGCGGGGAAGGCGGCCGTGCAGGTGCGGTTCGAACCGATCGACGGCGCTCCCGCCTGGACGGGTTCGCGCTACACCGCCCTTTCCCAGCTCGGTGACAACGCGAAGGGAGCTTCTAGACCGTCCAATCAGGACTGATCTGAGTGGAACGGCGGGCGCCTTCGCGAAGGCCCCGCCGTTTTCTCCTCACTGTGCTGACGAGAAAAGTGCTTCCGCGTCGGCGATCGCCCGCGCCAGCACCGCCGGTTCGGTGGTGAGGCTTTGGACGATCGCGTCGACCTCCCGCAGCCCTGCCCGAGCGAGCAGGGTTTTCTCGTTGGTGACCCATTCCCCGCGCGCGGCCAGTACGGCGTGCGCGGTCTGCGTCGCGGCCGTGGCGAGCGCGCCCGCGACCTCGGTGAGCCGCCCGCGGGGCGCGTGGTTCGCCTTGGCGTAGGTCAGGGTCATCGCCGCGGCGCCCCGCCAGTGCTCCGGCGCGGTTTTCCGCAGTGCGTCCGGGTATTCCGGTTTTGGCAGCGCGCCGCGCAGGACCTGGTTGATGGCGAGTTCGCCGACCACGAGGTAGCTCGGGATCCCGGCGAGGTGGAAGGCGAGCGGTTCCCAGTGGAACCGGCCCCGCTCGGCTTCGGCCAGCTCGTGCTCGACCACGTCGAGATCCCGGTAGTGGACGTCGACGGCGCGGCTGTCGACCGTGAGCCAGGCGCCGCCGTTGAAGACGCCACCGCCCCAGCCGCCGATCTCGGACACTTCGCCTTCGTGGCCGAGTGCGCGCAGTGTGGCGGGGGAGAACTCGCCCCGGTAGTAGATCGCCAGGTCCCAGTCGCTGTCCGGCCGCTCGGTGCCCTTGGCGCGGGAACCGCCGAGGGTGACCGCCCGCACCGCGGGCAGCCCCGCGAGCTGGTCGGCGAGCCGGTCGAGGAATTCCTGGTCGGTGTTTTCCGGCATGGGTAAAGAAAAACCCTTCGGTGAAGTGATCGATGTGGACACGCGCCATCAGCGGACGGAGAGGACACGTCCGCGCGGGGATGGCCGGTGATCACTTCATGCCGGACACGATAGCACCGGCCGGAGGCTCCTCCGGCCGGTGCGCGTGCGTCAGGCCGCTTCCTCGGCGGCGGTCTCGTCCGGCTTGGTCGACAGGGCTTCCGCGGCGCGCGGGTCGTCGCCGCGGTGGCGGAGCGAGAGCAGCCCGCCGACCACCAGCGTGATGAGCACGCCGAGCAGCGTGTACCACGGGAAGGCCAGCACCACCGGCTTCCCGCCCGGGGACGGCGCGATCTTCACGCCGAGCACCACGAACGCCATCACGGCCACCGTCGCGATGAACGCGATGATCGCGTCGAGCTGGCGCGCCCGCTTGATCCACATGCCGAGCAGGAAGGCGCCGAGCAGCGCGCCGTAGGTGTAGCCGGTGATCGCCAGCCCCTGCTCGATCACCGGATTGTCCTTGCTGGTGAACAAGGACGCGAACACCGCGAACACCACCGCCCACACCAGCGTCCAGATCCGGCCGTGGCGCAGCAGCTTCGAGTCCTCGGCCTTGCGCTTGGTGAACCGCTGGTAGAGGTCGGCGACGGTGGAGTTGGACAGCGCGTTGAGCGCGGAGGCGAGCGCGCCCATGGTGGAGGCCAGGATCGCCGCGATCAGCAGCCCCGCAACGCCGACCGGCAGCTCGCTGGTGATGAACCGGGTGAACACGTCGTCGCCCTTGAGGTTCAGCTCCTTGAGCGTCTTGAACCCGTTGTGCGCCCACAGCATCGCGCCGACGAGCAGGAACAGTCCGAATTGGATGGTGACCGCGATCCCGCTGCCGATCAGCGCCTTGCGCCCGTCCTTGATGCTCCGGCAGGCCAGGAACCGCTGCACGATCAGCTGGTCCGCGCCGTGCGAGGCCATGGTGAAGATCGCGCCGCCGACCACCGCGGTGAGGAACGCGTACTGGCTGGTGAGCAGGTGCGCGATGTCGAAGTTGAAGTCGAAGAGCTTGAAGATCCCGGCGTCCGAGGCCTTCGAGGTCCAGCCGGACGGCAGCTTCTGCGCCAGCACCACGACCGCGATCAGCGCGCCGAGGATGTAGACGCTCAGCTGGATCACGTCGACCCAGACGACCGCCTTGATCCCGCCGACGAGCGCGTAGATCAGGGTCAGCGCGGTGAGCACCACGACGATCTGCCAGTACTGGGTGTGCAGGCCGTAGCTGGAGAGGATGTACTGGATCGGGATCGCGCCCGCGAACAGCCGCACGCCTTCGGCGAGCAGCCGCGTGATGATGAACGCGACCGAGGACACGCCCTGCATGGCGCCGCCGAACCGCTCGCCGAGGAACGCGTACGCCGTCGACTGCTTTCCCTTGAAGTAGCGGGGAAGCATGATGAACGCGACGAGCGTGCGGCCGATGATGTAGCCGAACGGGAGCTGCAGGTAGGTCAGCCCGTTGTAGTTCCCGGACGCCGCCCAGATCAGCCCCGGCGTGCTGATCACGGTCAGCGTCGAGGTTTCGGTGGCCACGATGGAAAAGCACACCGCCCACCACGGCAGGCTCCGCTCGCCGATGAAGTAGTCGGCCGCGGAGCGCTGCTTGCGGCCGACCAGCACGCCGATCAGCGGCATCGCGGCCAGGTAGACCACGATGATCACGAGATCCACTGCGTTCATGCGTATCTCCTCTGATTGCTCCGGCTCACGTCGCCCCCAGGCACCGCGAGGAAAGGGATGAGCTTAGTCAGCCGCGGTCTCATCTCGGCTTTTTCCCCCGCCGGTCACCCGTTCGACCCGCAGCCGGGTGACCGGGACGGGGCGCGGTGGCGGCAGGACGAGCGGTGCGGCGCCGGGCGTGATGCTGCCGAGCAGCCGCGGCCCGCGCGCGCCGGTCGCGTCCGGTCGGTTCGCGGGCAGTCCGTGCCAGGTCAGCCAGCCGAGAATCGCGGTCAGGTAAGCCTCTTTGGCGTCACCGGGAATCCCCAGATCGTCGCTCGTGGACACCGCGGCGTCCGGCAGCCGTCGCGCCAGCGCGGCCATCAGCACCGGGTTCCGGACGCCGCCGCCGGAGGCCACGATCGTGCGAACCCCGTGTGCGCGCGCCGCGTCCGCGATCGTCACCGCGGTCAGTTCGGTGAGCGTGGCGAGGAGATCGGCGCCGGAGACGTCCAGCCCGCCGGTCGCGGCGGCGAGGTACCCGGCGTGGAACAGCTCCTTGCCGGTGGATTTCGGTGGTGCGGCGCGGTAGTAGGGCTCGGCGAGCAGCCGCTCCAGCAGATCCTGGCGGCAGCTTCCGGAGGCCGCGATCACCCCGTCGACGTCCTGCCGCCGGGCGCCACCGGTCACCTGGCTCGCGGCGAGGTCGAGCAGTGCGTTGCCGGGCCCGGTGTCGTAGGCGAGCACCGACCCA is part of the Amycolatopsis sp. CA-230715 genome and encodes:
- a CDS encoding acylphosphatase, which produces MTGKDEQVRLNAWVRGTVQGVGFRWWTRSRALELGLVGSASNLADGRVEVVAEGSRNNCERLLAALRSGESPGSVDHVAERWSEPRGGLTTFVER
- a CDS encoding response regulator; the encoded protein is MSPVDSSTVLVVDDEPQIVRALRINLSARGYRVITAHDGAAALRAVAETKPDVVVLDLGLPDMDGNEVIEGLRGWTPVPIIVLSARGDSSDKVKALDAGADDYVTKPFGMDELLARLRAAVRRSATAKPGDADAVVETEAFTIDLAAKKVRRDGTEVHLTKTEWGVLELLVRNRGRLVAQKQLLHDVWGPSYETESHYLRVYLAQLRRKLEREPSRPRHLLTEPGMGYRFEA
- a CDS encoding nucleotidyltransferase domain-containing protein, yielding MPENTDQEFLDRLADQLAGLPAVRAVTLGGSRAKGTERPDSDWDLAIYYRGEFSPATLRALGHEGEVSEIGGWGGGVFNGGAWLTVDSRAVDVHYRDLDVVEHELAEAERGRFHWEPLAFHLAGIPSYLVVGELAINQVLRGALPKPEYPDALRKTAPEHWRGAAAMTLTYAKANHAPRGRLTEVAGALATAATQTAHAVLAARGEWVTNEKTLLARAGLREVDAIVQSLTTEPAVLARAIADAEALFSSAQ
- the smc gene encoding chromosome segregation protein SMC; amino-acid sequence: MHLKSLTLKGFKSFASATTLRFEPGITCVVGPNGSGKSNVLDALRWVMGTQGAKDLRGGKMEDVIFAGTAGRAPLGRAEVTLTIDNADGALPIDYTEVSITRRMFRDGASEYEINGSGCRLMDVQELLSDSGIGREMHVIVGQGQLSQILEAKPEERRAFIEEAAGVLKHRKRKEKALRKLNAMQANLDRLGDLTTELRRQLKPLGKQAEIARKAQTVQSELRDSRLRLLADDLVTQRADIAREEADESAARARRGEVELALETVTAEEQHLESSLAEDAPRLAAAQDTWYKLSALAERLRGTVRLAVERQRHLSAEVPTGSSGRDPEELLAEAEAAAEREEELNEAVAEARSMLSQTVQRREQLEHAVQAAEKAHMAAVRAIADRREGLAKLTGQVEALRSKNGATSDEIERLTVSIDEANARAEQAAEELEEARAEGGVEESDDAGLQERHDRAVEANNAAKARVEELVKAERTAERDIASEKARVDALSMGLKRKDGAGALLGAADTLPGLLGSVAALLTVDAGYEVALAAALGPVADAVAVAGGEDAIAALKYLKAEDSGRAGVLLGGQEYTVDTGGLPSLPPGARWAREVVNAPEQLRPAVERALDRVAIVDGLDEARRLVAVHPEISTVTADGDVFGAHWAVGGSARAESVIEVQAAVDEAQDRMLAAERALERTTAELEGARAEQQSRRDEVGQAKDALGEAKVRRARSGERLNRMQQAARSAEAEVTRLREQRAKVESSREEALARLAELEDRLNAVAEEQDFEEDPDTTERDQAADELAVVRQEEVEARLSLRTAEERVRGIAGKADSLRRAAYAEQQARERAEKARVARERGAAIAAAVVNGGELALQRIEVSVQRAAAERDQAQAMRTERESALAQIRSRVRELTGELEKLTDAVHRDEVLRAEQRLRLEQLETKISEEFGIGLEDLVTEYGPDVPVPPSAGEIAEYEELKERGEAVSAPPAIPYDRATQQRRAKRAEKDLALLGKVNPLALEEFAALEERYKFLSTQLEDLKATRKDLLTVIKEVDDKILEVFSSAYTDVAREFEIVFSVLFPGGEGRMVLTEPDDLLATGVDVEARPPGKKVKRLSLLSGGEKSLVAVAMLVAIFRARPSPFYVMDEVEAALDDTNMRRLISLLEQLRDASQLIIITHQKPTMEIADALYGVSMQGDGITKVISQRLRAEKVEQSDKSEAVEKPESAERTEPSTTPS
- a CDS encoding glycoside hydrolase family 172 protein; its protein translation is MTWIPPAQKRPPRPRRGLVTLTLAALAALTVVAAPSALAAPNDAAAARATPLAKGPIGWDVYRQLDGMERMRPGEQVRQFSSFDRTGGNEDGFAGAYSCLTHETDGQCVIADAHGAGEISSIWFTYAANSVAPIGNIRIELDGRVVLQANLQDLVNGRKGAPFVWPLVGNSQDTMGGTVIKVPMPYTRSMRIVTQNNPHFYHVAYRQFADAAGVRTFDPSDKALDVVNRLRGYGVNDPKPPAPGAQTDTAGIALAPGASMSIPAPDGPRQISQLQMRLPQAVASPMVYDDGRAFAPGSSSFTMGISPANQGIRLTRRYDQGIGHQRANLLIDGKQAGEWTSGPSVGGRWGEQTIEVPPSLTAGKSRITVTNTFVSSDYDVNEFRYVAHSKLGGGWVLSDIMDVGPNHPGEEAAHGYKILGGTWEGLGSSRFDVPAAQVTATDQLLEGLRLRITFDGQTTVDSPVGEFFGSGLGKYATKSLMTSIDTTENGAFTSWYPMPYGKNAKIELVNTSPVAVTAGSVAVTSAPDPSLPADLSKGGTHGYFNATHHRADTVQGQEWNFLTAQGRGVFYGVTTNMRGHIPPGPVHQMNFLEGDERVYVDGSRSPSEIGTGTEDFYESGWYFMDAEAGNREGVTYSMPQAGLVSHETAADGCQYVCLNAYRTLMADAVPFGKGIEFDIEHGGDSDQPAEYSSTAYWYGNTGPSLEQSDFVDIADPASRALHGYTADAEETASLTSTFEGKEDRSPVTGTVSSSTGPVQFTVAVSKPNSGLRLHRVGDQDAGFQRANVFVDNRYVGEWYQPLKNSFSRWLEDSFDVPASFTAGKAAVQVRFEPIDGAPAWTGSRYTALSQLGDNAKGASRPSNQD